One genomic segment of Catalinimonas alkaloidigena includes these proteins:
- a CDS encoding TolC family protein codes for MNSTILKLLICFCLFVSLQTQAQAPTADKRSLSLSLDDCIAHALKQNLNLRHQRLNISSEKVALKHAYMDLLPTVNANTGMSYSVGRTINQFTNEYVDRPVRQQNMSISAEVALFDGFKKINTVRKNKLYLRISQYDLQAVEQEITLEVIQAYMQVLFAQEIVALKETQWQATQSQLNSARKLVRAGSLVPTDETQLEAQLFQDQQSVIETKRELAISQLHLKQILQLPANQSIAIEAPEKVIPDKAETLFSTAEVYLSALEQQAAILSADMLLRSAQYDISISKAGFFPYLSLRAGLYSQYSSIAPEQIPVAGIANVSRIIPTGSFVLSPADLPGLTEGTKIPVYTETEIPAKYTDNNYINQLDFNLRRYISINLSIPIFNNTLTKTRTSYASIRLDQARLNAMQLRQEVRQAIELAYLKTKAAADSHAAAQRRVGSLTEVYTKAKTSFRAGRISALDLIQTKRLLEQATSDLTRVKYEYFFGIKLLKFYRSGTLGFE; via the coding sequence ATGAATTCTACGATCTTAAAATTACTCATTTGCTTCTGCCTGTTCGTCAGCTTACAAACACAGGCGCAGGCGCCCACCGCTGATAAGCGTAGTTTGAGCCTTAGTCTGGATGACTGTATCGCTCATGCCCTGAAGCAAAATCTCAATCTCAGACACCAACGACTCAACATCAGCTCAGAAAAGGTAGCACTAAAACACGCTTACATGGACCTTTTACCTACCGTAAATGCCAATACAGGGATGAGCTATAGCGTTGGGCGTACCATCAACCAGTTTACCAATGAATATGTAGACCGGCCTGTGCGCCAACAAAACATGAGCATCAGCGCAGAAGTAGCACTTTTTGATGGCTTCAAAAAAATCAATACGGTCAGAAAAAATAAACTGTATCTGCGTATTAGTCAGTACGATTTGCAGGCAGTTGAACAGGAAATTACGCTGGAGGTAATTCAGGCTTATATGCAGGTGCTTTTTGCCCAGGAGATAGTCGCGTTAAAAGAAACACAGTGGCAGGCAACACAGTCTCAGCTTAACAGTGCCAGAAAACTAGTACGAGCTGGCAGCTTGGTCCCCACTGATGAAACCCAGTTAGAGGCACAACTATTTCAGGATCAACAGTCTGTCATTGAAACAAAGCGTGAGCTCGCCATATCTCAGCTACACCTTAAGCAGATTTTGCAGCTACCTGCCAACCAGTCTATTGCTATTGAAGCACCGGAGAAGGTAATCCCTGATAAAGCAGAAACTCTTTTTTCTACAGCAGAGGTATACCTCTCAGCACTGGAACAGCAGGCAGCGATCCTAAGCGCTGATATGCTGCTACGTAGTGCTCAGTACGATATCTCAATTTCCAAAGCGGGCTTTTTCCCGTATTTATCCTTGAGGGCAGGTTTGTATTCTCAGTACTCAAGTATAGCGCCTGAGCAAATTCCCGTGGCCGGTATAGCCAATGTGAGCCGTATCATTCCAACGGGCAGTTTCGTACTGTCTCCTGCTGACCTACCTGGCCTGACAGAAGGTACAAAAATACCGGTATACACCGAAACAGAAATCCCTGCTAAGTATACTGATAACAATTACATCAATCAGCTTGACTTTAACCTGAGGCGATACATAAGCATCAACCTGAGCATTCCTATTTTTAATAACACCCTGACCAAGACCAGGACTTCCTATGCCTCCATCAGGCTGGATCAGGCCCGGCTCAATGCGATGCAGCTAAGGCAGGAAGTCAGACAAGCGATAGAGCTCGCCTATCTTAAAACGAAGGCGGCTGCTGATAGCCATGCAGCAGCTCAGCGCCGGGTAGGCTCACTGACAGAAGTATATACAAAGGCTAAAACAAGCTTCCGTGCGGGAAGGATCAGTGCACTGGATCTCATACAAACAAAAAGGCTGCTTGAGCAAGCCACTTCGGACTTAACACGCGTCAAATACGAATACTTTTTTGGTATTAAACTCCTAAAATTTTATCGTTCCGGTACTTTGGGATTTGAATAA
- a CDS encoding thiopeptide-type bacteriocin biosynthesis protein yields the protein MERWLSLHMFYNEPWEPLLLQLVKPVCEALYQKQHISQYFFIRYWEHGPHIRLRVKGEAKTLESYVAPYIRQRFRQFATAYPSCRSALDQVHLARGSQKLYPNNSVQTIDYIPETRRYGGTYGLSIAEKQFEASSHVVLEAMSQKPGWHAACALGVAIQMHLSFAHELHMSPAEMIRFFSYLGRSWFSMAYASDKDYSSEERYAMEQKVMHCFSSAYEQQEQHIVSVCASLWQGLQTSSTFKQAWLNLWVSEMRNFRRRIKDAQAQAKLIPPHKNLLKASNPKEATLWNILGSLVHMTNNRLGVLNRDEAYIAFVIQKALSSLNMHERPMANTHA from the coding sequence ATGGAAAGGTGGTTATCACTTCATATGTTTTATAATGAGCCCTGGGAGCCTCTACTCCTCCAGCTAGTTAAGCCCGTTTGTGAAGCGCTTTATCAAAAGCAACACATCAGTCAGTACTTCTTTATCAGGTACTGGGAGCATGGGCCACATATTAGGCTAAGGGTCAAAGGGGAAGCCAAAACACTGGAAAGCTATGTAGCTCCTTACATAAGGCAGCGTTTCAGGCAGTTTGCTACCGCTTATCCTTCTTGCCGCTCGGCTTTAGATCAGGTACATCTAGCCCGGGGATCCCAAAAGCTATATCCAAATAACTCCGTACAAACTATTGATTATATCCCCGAAACCCGAAGGTACGGAGGTACATATGGTTTGTCTATCGCGGAAAAACAGTTTGAGGCTTCTTCTCATGTGGTATTGGAGGCAATGAGCCAAAAGCCTGGCTGGCATGCGGCATGTGCTCTGGGAGTAGCCATACAAATGCACCTGAGCTTTGCTCACGAACTGCATATGTCGCCCGCAGAAATGATACGTTTCTTTTCTTATCTGGGTCGCAGCTGGTTTTCTATGGCTTATGCTTCTGATAAGGACTATTCTTCTGAAGAAAGATATGCGATGGAGCAAAAGGTAATGCATTGCTTTTCCTCAGCTTATGAGCAACAGGAACAGCATATTGTATCCGTTTGTGCCAGTCTCTGGCAAGGTTTACAGACTTCTTCAACCTTTAAGCAGGCTTGGCTTAACCTATGGGTCAGTGAGATGCGTAATTTCCGCCGCAGGATAAAAGATGCGCAAGCACAAGCTAAGCTCATTCCACCGCACAAAAATCTTCTTAAAGCGTCAAACCCAAAAGAGGCTACGCTTTGGAATATATTAGGCAGCCTGGTACATATGACAAATAACCGCTTGGGGGTACTAAACAGAGATGAAGCCTATATCGCCTTTGTGATTCAGAAAGCACTATCCAGTCTTAACATGCATGAACGCCCCATGGCAAACACACATGCCTGA